The following are encoded together in the Arcobacter aquimarinus genome:
- a CDS encoding trans-sulfuration enzyme family protein, with protein MYKQIETSLCHIAKFAPFDDVSGASHFPIYNTGTFDLKKQKGDKIYDYTRSDNPTREVLENLFTHVENGAGCVCTHTGIACVSLLFETVLKANSQVLVEADCYGGTFRLLKIFKEKYNIQVHFANFCDEDMIEHILKTHNIDLVLCESPTNPGLKIIDLELIANLSHKYDALFAVDNSLATFISQRPLDFGADFSLFSTTKYISGHGSVVAGAIVAKTKELSEQIHYYANAHGRSQNPMDVFLISLGIPTLKIRMIEHEKNSILIANYLEKQDYIKKVTHPALPSHPQYELAKKQMKYIPGVFCVDFTSVELAEKFIENTKIFGEKCSFGSPDSRVEIPAKISHASFSKEELKAIGISDSTVRFSIGLESVEDLIKDIEQAVK; from the coding sequence ATGTATAAACAAATAGAGACTTCTTTATGTCACATAGCAAAATTTGCCCCTTTTGATGATGTTAGTGGAGCATCACATTTTCCCATTTATAATACTGGAACTTTTGATTTAAAAAAACAAAAAGGTGATAAAATCTATGATTATACAAGAAGTGATAATCCAACACGTGAAGTTTTAGAAAATCTGTTTACTCATGTAGAAAATGGAGCTGGTTGTGTTTGTACACATACTGGAATTGCTTGTGTTTCACTTTTATTTGAAACTGTTTTAAAGGCAAATTCTCAAGTTTTAGTAGAAGCTGATTGTTATGGTGGAACATTTAGATTACTTAAAATTTTTAAAGAAAAATACAATATTCAAGTTCATTTTGCAAATTTTTGCGATGAAGATATGATTGAACATATCTTAAAAACTCATAATATTGATTTAGTTTTATGCGAAAGCCCAACAAATCCTGGACTTAAAATAATTGATTTAGAACTTATTGCAAATTTATCTCATAAATATGATGCTTTATTTGCAGTTGATAATTCACTTGCAACTTTTATTTCTCAAAGACCTTTAGATTTTGGAGCTGATTTTTCACTTTTTTCAACAACAAAATATATAAGTGGTCACGGTAGTGTTGTTGCAGGAGCAATAGTTGCTAAAACAAAAGAGTTAAGTGAACAAATTCATTATTATGCAAATGCTCATGGAAGAAGCCAAAATCCAATGGATGTTTTTTTAATCTCTTTAGGAATTCCAACTTTAAAAATCAGAATGATTGAGCATGAAAAAAACTCTATTTTAATTGCAAATTATCTTGAAAAACAAGATTATATAAAAAAAGTAACTCATCCAGCACTTCCATCACATCCACAATATGAGTTGGCAAAAAAACAGATGAAGTATATTCCTGGAGTTTTTTGTGTTGATTTTACAAGCGTGGAATTAGCTGAAAAGTTTATAGAAAATACAAAAATCTTTGGTGAAAAATGCTCTTTTGGAAGTCCTGATAGTAGAGTTGAAATTCCTGCAAAAATTTCCCATGCAAGTTTTTCAAAAGAAGAGTTAAAAGCTATTGGAATAAGTGATAGTACAGTTCGATTTTCTATTGGATTAGAAAGTGTTGAAGATTTAATAAAAGATATAGAACAAGCAGTAAAATAA
- a CDS encoding PLP-dependent transferase: MNKEIFSHIPCGQTLPQNNIHAVSVSMPSLQDVIDYEEQTPEILEKITVAYPRFIMHPYLKLLAKYLKEKYKISDSYEVVLLSSKKAVEVVSSKYFIHNKIEINEPFGVILVQNGTSQLQKVLKFIQHVGYNLSSRLAEDYLYKVGIISKLHQENLEEKTKAKEILISNLATAYKQPTKNICLNPSGMNSMYCVLKGLKDIQAKNSRTILVQLGWLYLDTMNIVNHYFEENKIFHDISKLDLLEEFLKKDGLKVSAIVTEIPTNPLVQTVDLEKLKNLCKTYSIPLVIDSTFATPYNLDLNAYADIYVESLTKFACGNADVLMGAIILNETSKISFISQEFFKHCDEPYIKDIQRMAFQIKDYKKRVKKISSNTKKLVEYFKTASFIDEIFYCLQEKYATNYKKLMIDEESICGIVSVTFKKDFQKVYDNLNFAKGPSLGTEFTLLMPYTYLAHYDLITSKEGNKFLEKISLPINLIRISVGTENIEEIIKEFEKINFI; this comes from the coding sequence ATGAATAAAGAGATTTTTAGTCATATTCCTTGCGGACAAACTTTACCACAAAATAATATTCATGCGGTATCTGTATCAATGCCCTCTTTACAAGATGTGATTGACTATGAAGAGCAAACCCCTGAAATTTTAGAAAAAATAACTGTTGCATATCCAAGATTTATAATGCATCCATATTTAAAACTTTTAGCAAAATATTTAAAAGAAAAATACAAAATAAGTGATTCTTACGAAGTAGTTCTTTTAAGTTCAAAAAAAGCTGTAGAAGTGGTAAGTAGTAAATATTTTATCCATAACAAAATAGAAATAAATGAGCCATTTGGGGTTATTTTAGTTCAAAATGGGACTTCTCAACTGCAAAAAGTTTTAAAATTTATTCAACATGTGGGATACAATCTCTCTTCAAGATTGGCTGAAGATTATTTATATAAAGTTGGAATCATTTCTAAACTTCATCAAGAAAACTTAGAAGAAAAAACTAAAGCAAAAGAGATTTTAATTTCAAATTTAGCAACAGCTTACAAACAACCTACAAAAAACATCTGTTTAAATCCTTCTGGTATGAATTCTATGTATTGTGTTCTAAAAGGTTTAAAAGATATTCAAGCAAAAAATTCAAGAACTATTTTAGTTCAATTAGGATGGCTTTATCTTGATACTATGAATATTGTAAATCACTATTTTGAAGAGAACAAAATCTTTCATGATATTTCAAAACTTGATTTATTAGAAGAGTTTTTGAAAAAAGATGGATTAAAAGTATCTGCAATAGTTACAGAAATTCCTACAAATCCACTTGTTCAAACAGTTGATTTAGAAAAACTAAAAAATCTTTGTAAAACCTATAGTATTCCTTTGGTTATTGATTCAACTTTTGCAACTCCATATAATTTGGATTTAAATGCTTATGCTGATATTTATGTGGAATCTTTAACAAAATTTGCTTGTGGAAATGCTGATGTTTTAATGGGTGCAATTATTTTAAATGAAACTTCTAAAATTTCTTTTATTTCACAAGAGTTTTTTAAACACTGCGATGAACCATATATAAAAGATATTCAAAGAATGGCTTTTCAAATTAAAGATTATAAAAAAAGAGTAAAAAAAATCTCTTCAAACACAAAAAAACTGGTTGAATACTTTAAAACAGCTTCTTTTATAGATGAAATTTTTTATTGTTTACAAGAAAAATATGCAACTAATTATAAAAAATTGATGATAGATGAAGAGTCTATTTGTGGAATTGTTTCTGTTACATTTAAAAAAGATTTTCAAAAAGTTTATGATAATTTAAACTTTGCAAAAGGTCCAAGCCTTGGAACTGAATTTACTCTTTTGATGCCTTATACTTATTTGGCTCATTATGATTTAATAACTTCAAAAGAAGGTAATAAGTTTTTAGAAAAAATTTCACTTCCTATAAATCTTATTAGAATTTCTGTTGGTACTGAAAATATAGAAGAGATAATAAAAGAGTTTGAAAAAATAAATTTTATTTAA
- a CDS encoding c-type cytochrome codes for MEQIGMFPLFYFPEIGTAWIMGITGTIHILASHTSVGAALLFAFLAHKAYKEDRPELYEYMKKYGMFLLIFSYVVGSITGPGIWYTATAASPRGISALIHNFVWVWATEWVFFVFEVVGVFALVYFINKIDRKTHLKLTYAFALASVGTLFLIIGIISFMMWPGNDAFYQTGSVSDAFFGLTTFPHLFLRIGFMILMSGVIGLIIASSLGDKELKNELIRKMGITSFIGGFITVICFMWYMTTIPENAKILLSIYMPDIMTTKVVLVVLFSTYFAIAVLKPNFINRPFAIVMLFVIAIFGLWPGEKLRESIRKPYVVGQYVYSNQIMGRDVPGKNIKNEVEIIEKHGLLKVNPWIPDRLKTITPENKLEVGELLTKIACSNCHSLETTGKYRPLLKNFVGQDKEMIKTFMQYSLATGAIPYMPKISLPEEEFDAIAQWIESQLPKEK; via the coding sequence ATGGAACAAATTGGAATGTTTCCACTTTTTTATTTTCCAGAAATCGGCACTGCGTGGATTATGGGAATAACTGGAACAATTCATATCTTAGCATCTCACACATCTGTTGGAGCTGCACTATTATTTGCTTTTTTAGCACATAAAGCTTATAAAGAAGATAGACCTGAATTGTATGAATATATGAAAAAATATGGGATGTTTTTACTTATTTTTTCTTATGTGGTAGGTTCAATTACAGGTCCGGGGATTTGGTACACAGCAACTGCAGCTAGTCCTAGAGGAATTAGTGCTTTAATTCACAACTTTGTTTGGGTTTGGGCAACTGAGTGGGTATTTTTTGTGTTTGAAGTAGTTGGAGTTTTTGCACTTGTTTATTTTATAAATAAAATAGATAGAAAAACTCACCTAAAACTCACTTATGCTTTTGCTTTAGCTTCTGTTGGAACTCTGTTTTTAATCATTGGAATTATTAGTTTTATGATGTGGCCAGGAAATGATGCTTTTTATCAAACAGGTTCTGTTAGTGATGCTTTTTTTGGACTTACAACTTTCCCTCACCTATTCTTAAGAATAGGATTTATGATTTTAATGTCTGGGGTTATTGGACTTATTATTGCCTCATCATTAGGTGATAAAGAGTTAAAGAATGAACTAATAAGAAAAATGGGAATTACAAGTTTTATTGGTGGATTTATAACCGTTATCTGTTTTATGTGGTATATGACAACAATTCCTGAAAATGCAAAAATATTATTAAGCATCTATATGCCAGATATTATGACTACAAAAGTAGTTTTAGTAGTATTATTTTCAACTTATTTTGCAATAGCTGTTTTAAAACCAAACTTTATAAATAGACCATTTGCTATTGTTATGTTATTTGTTATAGCTATTTTTGGATTATGGCCTGGAGAAAAACTAAGAGAGAGTATTAGAAAACCTTATGTTGTGGGACAATACGTTTATAGTAATCAAATTATGGGAAGAGATGTTCCTGGAAAAAATATTAAAAATGAAGTTGAAATTATTGAAAAACATGGATTATTAAAAGTAAATCCTTGGATTCCAGATAGATTAAAAACTATCACACCTGAAAATAAATTAGAAGTTGGAGAACTTCTTACAAAAATCGCTTGTTCAAATTGTCATTCCCTTGAAACTACTGGAAAATATAGACCTCTATTAAAGAATTTTGTTGGTCAAGATAAAGAGATGATTAAAACATTTATGCAATATTCACTAGCAACTGGTGCAATCCCTTATATGCCAAAAATCAGCCTTCCTGAAGAAGAGTTTGATGCAATAGCACAATGGATTGAATCACAATTACCAAAGGAGAAATAA
- a CDS encoding response regulator transcription factor has translation MNTLRILVLESDDNLNFQIIEILKNNDFYVDVCTNNNEFLECIYNNLYDLYLININEKSLPRFQLIQLLNEYKDMTMKMVIASIPNIIKPSFLSGCDECIIKNIDEQEIILRIKALIRRQFKVYSDSIYLKNNIEYKIFTKKVLINKNEVILGEKPLLILDYLLKFRGYFVSSEDLENGVYPANSSSKNGSIRFHIHKIRQLIGNDIIVSNRTNGYKINI, from the coding sequence TTGAACACATTAAGGATTTTAGTTTTAGAAAGTGATGATAATTTGAATTTTCAAATTATTGAAATTCTCAAAAATAATGATTTTTATGTAGATGTTTGTACTAATAATAATGAATTCTTGGAATGTATTTATAATAACTTATATGATTTATATTTAATAAATATAAATGAAAAATCACTTCCTAGATTTCAATTAATTCAATTATTAAATGAATATAAAGATATGACTATGAAAATGGTAATTGCTTCAATTCCCAACATTATAAAACCATCTTTTTTATCTGGTTGTGATGAATGTATTATAAAAAATATAGATGAGCAAGAGATAATATTACGTATAAAAGCACTTATTAGAAGACAATTTAAAGTTTATTCTGATTCAATTTATTTAAAAAATAATATAGAATATAAAATTTTTACAAAAAAAGTTTTGATAAATAAGAATGAGGTTATTTTAGGTGAAAAACCCTTATTGATTTTAGATTATCTTTTAAAGTTTAGAGGTTATTTTGTCTCTTCAGAAGATTTAGAAAATGGAGTTTATCCAGCTAATAGTAGTTCAAAAAATGGTTCAATTAGGTTTCATATTCACAAAATCAGACAATTAATAGGAAATGATATAATAGTTTCAAATAGAACTAATGGTTATAAAATAAATATTTAA
- a CDS encoding GNAT family N-acetyltransferase, with protein MIKQAQKNNITNISTLIFDAIHNIANTLTGENEENKILETLDFYIKMDINRLSYNNIWVYEIENQTVGLILAYNSNDIEKLDAPILEHLKTKNIFLDSFEKESFADEFYIDTVSVLENFQGKGIAKELFMFIENKAEQLGFKKLSLLVDFENPKALTLYEKLGFEKNDILKVSGSNFYHMIKKLY; from the coding sequence ATGATTAAACAAGCGCAAAAAAATAATATCACAAATATCTCAACTCTGATTTTTGATGCAATTCATAATATAGCAAATACTTTAACAGGTGAAAATGAAGAAAATAAAATATTAGAAACTTTAGATTTTTATATCAAAATGGATATAAATAGATTAAGTTACAATAATATTTGGGTCTATGAAATAGAAAATCAAACAGTTGGTTTAATTCTTGCTTATAATTCAAATGATATAGAAAAACTTGATGCACCAATACTTGAACACTTAAAAACAAAAAATATCTTTTTAGACTCTTTTGAAAAAGAGTCTTTTGCTGATGAATTTTATATAGATACAGTTAGTGTTTTAGAAAATTTTCAAGGGAAAGGAATAGCAAAAGAGTTGTTTATGTTTATTGAAAATAAAGCAGAACAATTAGGTTTTAAAAAATTATCTTTATTGGTTGATTTTGAAAATCCAAAAGCTTTAACTTTATATGAAAAATTAGGTTTTGAAAAAAATGATATACTCAAAGTTTCAGGAAGTAATTTTTATCATATGATAAAAAAATTATATTAA
- a CDS encoding DUF1007 family protein, which produces MSTQIKADKEYIKTLKVTWSFPSEFTKELLKIYDLNLDATFDEKELKLIENALIDYLKPKNFLTTISYDNKINEKSLPFEVKNYRLNLKDFALSFEYNIDLNYKIYDKNILYIKIVDEEEYFSIIFEDIKQLLYIPYKISKQTNINEVIFTIDAPNLKVQEDKKEEIIQENKKVVKEEKLVEKQKEEHLVKNENLLEKFNQTIKEYLVKIQKGEDKFALIFLLMASFIYGIIHSLGPGHGKALAFSYFSSFKSSYFEAFLISLGTAFIHIIGAFILVMFSVFVLQSVMNRFMQDSILYITNFSALIIMFLALYILYRKLSKKSNSCSCCVPLNQARFDIKPNKNLNFVKTAQQNLVLIKPRSKKQDLLFVLSAGIIPCPGTVLLFVYAFLLETYFAVILASVSISLGMAVVIFASSFLGVSIHKVSQKSKKLVNILEIVSPIFMFILALLLFFSITI; this is translated from the coding sequence GTGTCAACCCAAATAAAAGCAGATAAAGAATATATAAAAACTCTAAAAGTAACTTGGTCTTTTCCAAGTGAATTTACAAAAGAGTTACTAAAAATTTATGATTTAAATCTTGATGCAACTTTTGATGAAAAAGAGTTAAAATTAATTGAAAATGCTTTGATTGATTACTTAAAACCAAAAAATTTCTTAACTACAATTTCTTATGATAATAAAATAAATGAAAAATCTTTACCCTTTGAGGTGAAAAATTATAGATTAAATTTAAAAGATTTTGCTTTGAGTTTTGAATATAATATTGATTTGAATTATAAAATTTATGATAAAAATATTTTATATATAAAAATAGTTGATGAAGAAGAGTATTTTTCAATAATTTTTGAAGATATAAAACAATTATTATATATTCCTTATAAAATTTCAAAACAAACAAATATAAATGAAGTTATTTTTACAATTGATGCTCCAAATTTAAAAGTTCAAGAAGATAAAAAAGAAGAGATTATTCAAGAAAATAAAAAAGTTGTTAAAGAGGAAAAACTTGTCGAAAAACAAAAAGAAGAACATCTTGTAAAAAATGAAAATCTTTTAGAAAAATTTAATCAAACAATAAAAGAGTATTTAGTAAAAATTCAAAAGGGTGAAGATAAATTTGCACTTATTTTTTTACTTATGGCATCGTTTATTTATGGAATTATTCATTCACTTGGTCCAGGACATGGAAAAGCCTTGGCATTTTCATATTTTTCTTCTTTTAAGAGTTCATATTTTGAAGCCTTTTTAATCTCTTTAGGAACAGCTTTTATTCATATAATAGGAGCATTTATTTTAGTTATGTTTTCCGTTTTTGTACTTCAAAGTGTTATGAATAGATTTATGCAAGACTCTATTTTGTATATTACAAATTTTAGTGCTTTGATTATTATGTTTTTGGCTTTATATATTTTGTATAGAAAACTTAGTAAAAAATCAAATAGTTGTTCTTGTTGTGTTCCTTTAAATCAAGCAAGATTTGATATAAAACCAAATAAAAATTTAAACTTTGTAAAAACAGCTCAACAAAATCTAGTTTTAATAAAACCAAGAAGCAAAAAACAAGATTTACTTTTTGTTTTAAGTGCAGGTATTATTCCTTGCCCAGGAACAGTTTTACTTTTTGTTTATGCTTTTTTATTAGAAACTTATTTTGCTGTGATTTTAGCTAGTGTTAGTATTAGTCTTGGTATGGCAGTTGTGATTTTTGCTTCATCTTTTTTGGGAGTTTCAATTCATAAAGTATCGCAAAAATCAAAAAAATTGGTAAATATTTTAGAAATAGTTTCACCAATTTTTATGTTTATTTTAGCTCTTTTACTATTTTTTAGTATAACTATCTAA
- a CDS encoding metal ABC transporter solute-binding protein, Zn/Mn family, whose product MKKIIFLFIALVSFLYASKPELTVNILPQKYFVEKIVKDKYEINVMVKPGASPHNYEPKPSQMKSLMNSKAYFLVGDPFEKVWLKKFKQNVKNTLFVDTTIGVEKIEMVAHTHHEEEDEHEGHNHSHKHEDKHKDKHEHTGLDPHIWLDPASVKIQAKNIFEAMIKIDAQNSDFFKANYEEFIKELDALDAEIKNILAPYKDKAFMVFHPSWGYFAKRYEIEQISIEVEGKEPKPNELVELVEEAKKHDIKIVFVSPQFSQSSAKTISNSIGANVVAINPLSDDWHNNMLTVAKEIANSYK is encoded by the coding sequence GTGAAAAAAATAATTTTTTTATTTATAGCTTTGGTTTCATTTCTATATGCTTCAAAGCCAGAGTTAACAGTTAATATACTTCCACAGAAATATTTTGTAGAAAAAATAGTAAAAGATAAATATGAAATTAATGTGATGGTAAAGCCAGGGGCATCTCCACATAATTATGAACCAAAACCATCTCAGATGAAATCTTTAATGAATTCAAAAGCTTATTTTTTAGTTGGAGATCCTTTTGAAAAAGTATGGCTTAAAAAATTTAAACAAAATGTAAAGAATACTCTTTTTGTTGACACAACAATAGGGGTAGAAAAAATAGAGATGGTAGCACATACACATCATGAGGAAGAAGATGAACATGAAGGACATAATCATTCACATAAGCATGAAGACAAACACAAAGATAAACATGAACATACAGGATTAGATCCGCATATTTGGCTTGACCCAGCATCTGTAAAAATTCAAGCAAAAAATATTTTTGAAGCAATGATAAAAATTGATGCACAAAATAGTGATTTTTTTAAAGCTAATTATGAGGAATTTATAAAAGAATTAGATGCTTTAGATGCAGAAATCAAAAATATTTTAGCTCCATACAAAGATAAAGCATTTATGGTGTTTCATCCATCTTGGGGATATTTTGCAAAGAGATATGAAATAGAACAAATTTCTATAGAAGTTGAAGGAAAAGAGCCAAAACCAAATGAATTAGTTGAACTTGTAGAAGAAGCAAAAAAACATGATATAAAAATAGTTTTTGTGTCACCTCAATTTTCACAAAGTAGTGCAAAAACTATTTCAAATAGTATTGGTGCAAATGTTGTAGCTATTAATCCATTATCAGATGACTGGCATAATAATATGTTAACAGTTGCAAAAGAGATAGCAAATAGCTATAAATGA
- a CDS encoding Fur family transcriptional regulator, with product MNKIDNLTNLTNIKLTSARKSILELLIKSNKPLSYEDMKDNISMDKATFYRNITIFEEENIISSFESNDKKRYFEIKRVAHSHFICSSCSKIECIHQAIEIKLENHQIDTIIIKGLCSDCLKN from the coding sequence ATGAATAAAATAGATAATTTAACAAACCTTACGAATATTAAGCTAACAAGTGCTAGAAAATCTATACTTGAACTCTTGATTAAGTCAAATAAACCTCTATCTTATGAAGATATGAAAGATAATATTTCTATGGATAAAGCAACTTTTTATAGAAATATTACAATTTTTGAAGAAGAAAATATAATAAGTTCTTTCGAATCAAATGATAAAAAAAGATATTTTGAAATAAAAAGAGTTGCACACTCTCACTTCATCTGTTCTTCATGTTCAAAAATAGAATGTATTCATCAAGCAATAGAAATAAAACTTGAAAATCATCAAATAGATACTATCATCATTAAAGGCTTATGTTCAGATTGTTTAAAAAATTAA